The following coding sequences lie in one Methylotenera versatilis 301 genomic window:
- the ftsY gene encoding signal recognition particle-docking protein FtsY has product MFDFFKKKPFQPEHEETTEQVDTALTEAQVAAQSWSERLKQSLSKTRKQLGNQLASLFGGGKIDAEVYEELETILITSDVGVNATKNLLADIKNRVKVQSLDDTVQLKAALKEAMSDLLTPLQKPLDTSGQKPFVIMLAGVNGAGKTTSIGKLAHAFQAEGKSVLIAAGDTFRAAAREQLQIWGERNNVHVVSQTSGDAAAVMFDAINSAKAKNIDIVLADTAGRLPTQMHLMDEIAKVKRVMDKALPGAPHEVLLVLDANTGQNAVTQVKTFDDALGVTGLVLSKLDGTAKGGVIAAIAEARPIPIRYIGIGEGIDDLRPFIAADFIDAMID; this is encoded by the coding sequence ATGTTCGATTTTTTCAAAAAAAAACCATTTCAGCCTGAGCACGAAGAAACTACTGAGCAAGTAGATACTGCACTCACCGAAGCGCAAGTAGCCGCACAAAGCTGGAGTGAGCGCCTAAAACAAAGCCTCAGCAAAACACGTAAACAGCTCGGCAATCAACTTGCCAGTTTGTTTGGTGGCGGCAAAATCGACGCAGAAGTTTATGAAGAGCTAGAAACTATTTTAATCACTTCAGATGTAGGCGTGAATGCTACTAAAAACCTGCTTGCCGACATTAAAAACCGCGTAAAAGTGCAAAGTCTAGATGATACAGTTCAGCTTAAAGCCGCGCTAAAAGAAGCTATGTCTGACTTACTTACGCCACTACAAAAGCCGCTCGATACCAGCGGCCAAAAGCCCTTTGTGATTATGCTAGCAGGGGTGAATGGCGCAGGTAAAACTACGTCAATTGGCAAGCTTGCGCATGCATTTCAAGCAGAAGGTAAGTCTGTACTCATTGCCGCAGGTGATACATTTAGAGCTGCCGCACGCGAACAACTGCAAATTTGGGGAGAACGCAATAACGTACATGTCGTTTCGCAAACCAGTGGTGACGCGGCTGCCGTGATGTTTGATGCCATCAACTCAGCAAAAGCTAAGAATATCGACATCGTACTAGCAGACACTGCAGGCCGCTTGCCTACGCAAATGCACTTAATGGATGAAATTGCCAAAGTTAAACGCGTGATGGATAAAGCCCTGCCTGGTGCACCTCACGAAGTGTTATTGGTGCTAGACGCTAACACTGGCCAAAATGCCGTGACGCAAGTAAAAACCTTCGACGACGCACTAGGTGTTACAGGCTTGGTTCTTAGTAAGCTAGATGGTACCGCTAAAGGCGGCGTCATTGCGGCGATTGCTGAAGCACGCCCTATCCCAATTCGTTACATTGGCATCGGCGAAGGCATAGACGATTTACGACCGTTTATTGCTGCGGATTTTATTGATGCAATGATTGATTAA
- the ftsE gene encoding cell division ATP-binding protein FtsE: MIKFDQVTKRYPGSNEALKNASFTIEAGELAFVTGHSGAGKSTLLKLIAAIERPTSGTVLIANQNISKLKPSAIPFMRRKFGLIFQDHKLLYDRNCFENVILPLHINGITGNEAAKRVRAALDKVGLLHKEKAMPITLSGGEQQRLAIARAVVSRPSILIADEPTGNLDASYAADIMAIFHAFHQVGVTVIVATHDALGMSTTQNRVLHLNQGQLTHTQSGLDGVHHE, encoded by the coding sequence ATGATTAAATTCGACCAAGTCACCAAACGCTACCCCGGTAGCAATGAAGCTTTAAAAAACGCCAGCTTTACGATTGAAGCGGGTGAACTGGCATTTGTGACGGGGCATTCTGGCGCAGGTAAAAGCACCTTACTTAAACTCATCGCGGCAATTGAGCGCCCTACTAGCGGCACTGTGCTTATCGCTAACCAAAATATCAGCAAACTTAAACCATCCGCAATTCCATTTATGCGCCGCAAGTTTGGTTTGATTTTTCAAGATCATAAATTGCTATATGACCGCAATTGCTTCGAAAATGTGATTCTGCCTTTGCACATCAACGGCATCACAGGTAATGAAGCTGCAAAGCGTGTGCGTGCTGCTTTAGATAAAGTTGGTCTATTACATAAAGAAAAAGCCATGCCAATTACGCTATCAGGTGGCGAGCAGCAGCGCTTAGCGATTGCACGTGCAGTGGTGAGTCGCCCTTCTATTTTGATAGCAGATGAACCAACGGGTAATTTAGATGCGAGTTACGCGGCAGACATTATGGCGATTTTTCATGCGTTTCATCAGGTTGGCGTGACTGTTATTGTTGCAACGCACGACGCTTTAGGCATGAGCACTACACAAAATCGCGTGCTACATCTTAATCAAGGCCAACTTACGCATACTCAATCTGGGCTTGATGGAGTTCATCATGAATAA
- the ftsX gene encoding permease-like cell division protein FtsX, with translation MNNWINQHIQTIKLVLGRMQNNTLSTFMISLVIAVALCVPGLFYLGVDHLSKFTNHMQDETEISLFLKLDADKDAVTEIGEVLAKNDSIKSFHLVSKENAWQALKNKTEADNETDSKIADLEKNPLPDAFFIQAKSTEPEALETLKQALQSIPGVEHVLLNTDWAKRLSALLTLGKKIILFVTALLAVALLVIIGNTIRMQILTQKDEVIVSKLIGATNSFIRIPFLYAGILYGLFGGLLAIFMLMLAVKVFNLSVQQLSSLYSSDFSLPLFNGQLFIGIIGFASFIGWLGSYLAVSRSIASIKIN, from the coding sequence ATGAATAACTGGATTAACCAGCACATACAAACCATTAAATTGGTGCTTGGTCGTATGCAAAATAATACATTATCGACATTCATGATTAGCCTTGTGATTGCTGTTGCACTGTGTGTGCCAGGACTATTTTATTTGGGTGTAGATCATTTATCCAAATTTACTAATCACATGCAAGATGAAACAGAGATTAGCCTTTTTCTAAAGCTTGATGCAGATAAAGATGCCGTGACAGAAATCGGCGAGGTTTTAGCAAAGAATGATTCGATTAAAAGCTTTCATCTTGTCTCCAAAGAAAATGCATGGCAGGCACTTAAGAATAAAACCGAAGCTGACAATGAAACAGACAGTAAAATTGCCGATCTAGAAAAGAATCCATTACCAGATGCATTCTTCATTCAAGCTAAATCTACAGAGCCTGAAGCTCTAGAAACTCTCAAACAAGCGCTTCAAAGCATTCCTGGGGTTGAACACGTATTGCTGAATACTGATTGGGCAAAGCGCTTATCTGCACTATTAACACTAGGCAAAAAGATTATATTATTTGTAACCGCCCTACTTGCTGTCGCTTTGCTAGTCATTATCGGCAACACCATACGCATGCAAATACTCACACAAAAAGATGAAGTGATAGTAAGCAAACTGATAGGTGCAACCAATAGCTTTATTCGCATTCCATTTTTATATGCTGGCATTCTTTACGGATTATTTGGCGGGCTATTGGCAATCTTCATGCTGATGTTAGCGGTGAAAGTGTTTAATCTATCTGTGCAACAACTATCCAGCTTGTACAGCAGCGACTTCAGCTTACCTTTATTCAATGGTCAGCTTTTTATCGGCATCATCGGCTTCGCCAGTTTCATTGGCTGGCTGGGATCATATCTCGCTGTCTCTCGCTCCATCGCCTCAATTAAAATTAATTAA
- a CDS encoding CZB domain-containing protein — protein sequence MTSNIPTVNFLQIINTHAVWKNILNEMLANELRIKINLDPDHLKKDNLCHFGQLIQVNPHRFSALPAFVGVRSLHKNFHGISSEIVRLYQDGQHTKATELLNGRFELVSRNLKSKLILLSQEYVAAAGSL from the coding sequence ATGACTTCTAATATACCCACTGTAAATTTTCTGCAAATCATTAACACGCATGCTGTTTGGAAAAACATCTTAAATGAGATGCTAGCAAACGAATTAAGAATAAAAATAAACCTTGATCCTGACCATCTTAAAAAAGATAACTTATGCCACTTTGGCCAGTTGATTCAGGTTAACCCTCATAGGTTTTCAGCATTGCCAGCTTTTGTAGGAGTTCGCAGTTTACATAAAAACTTTCATGGTATCTCTTCGGAGATTGTGCGCTTATATCAAGATGGGCAGCATACAAAAGCTACAGAACTGTTAAATGGTAGGTTTGAATTAGTATCTAGAAACCTAAAATCTAAATTAATTTTGTTATCTCAAGAATACGTTGCAGCTGCAGGGAGTTTATAG
- a CDS encoding EAL domain-containing protein, with the protein MSNLSTPVIHNRSKTGSLPCVGCKNSTELDFDFEYAFQPIVDMSTKTIFAHEALIRGPNGEGAHTILSKVNNDNTYRFDQACRVKAVKTAAELNLKGMLSINFMPNAVYRPELCISTTLEAAKKYNFLASNIIFEFTEQEIVQDTKHLLNIVSEYKKLGFKTALDDFGAGYAGLNLLANFQPDIIKIDMDLIRDVDTSKSRQTIIKAVTRMCEELNVIVLAEGVETANERDVLLNFGISLFQGYLFCKPAFKAEGTVDPKSWG; encoded by the coding sequence ATGAGTAATTTATCTACCCCAGTCATTCATAATAGATCTAAAACAGGATCACTGCCATGTGTAGGTTGCAAAAACAGTACTGAATTGGATTTCGACTTTGAATATGCTTTTCAGCCAATAGTCGACATGAGTACAAAAACCATATTCGCACATGAGGCTTTAATCAGAGGACCAAATGGAGAAGGTGCCCATACTATTTTAAGTAAAGTTAATAACGATAATACATACCGTTTTGATCAGGCATGCAGAGTTAAGGCGGTTAAGACCGCTGCGGAACTGAATCTTAAAGGAATGTTATCCATTAACTTTATGCCTAACGCAGTATATAGACCTGAACTATGTATCAGCACGACTTTAGAAGCTGCAAAAAAATACAATTTTCTAGCAAGTAACATTATTTTTGAATTTACCGAACAAGAAATAGTTCAAGACACTAAGCATCTCTTAAACATTGTTTCAGAGTATAAAAAACTAGGATTTAAAACTGCTCTTGATGATTTTGGTGCTGGTTACGCTGGCTTAAACCTATTGGCTAATTTTCAACCTGACATTATCAAAATTGATATGGATCTGATTCGCGATGTTGACACAAGTAAGTCGCGTCAAACAATTATTAAAGCCGTTACACGTATGTGTGAAGAGCTGAATGTCATAGTACTTGCCGAAGGCGTGGAAACTGCCAATGAAAGAGACGTTTTATTAAACTTTGGCATCAGTCTTTTTCAAGGTTATCTTTTCTGCAAACCTGCTTTTAAAGCAGAAGGAACTGTTGACCCGAAGTCTTGGGGCTAA
- a CDS encoding GGDEF domain-containing protein translates to MATQIKQCPTPPNEADRLRALRAYDILDSQPEIDFDTLTRLAANALNMPAAVIGLMDADRLWFKSELGLGVPQLDRKIAFCAYAVLSPQELLIVEDLRLDARFKDNPLVTQAPYLRFYAGAALIDPQGYALGTIAVVDTSPRTLSETQGLMLKDLSKLVITALESRYRAILLENLAMTDHLTGLANRARFERTLNSEIAHFRVTGKSFTVFYMDLDNFKIINDTYGHSAGDEVLVEVAHLISKQVRTEDLPARLGGDEFGIFMREDNKGLTESLAKRIVDTVTKPITLTTGHQVSIGISIGIATYSDDTQTVDTLMGLADQALYIDKRN, encoded by the coding sequence ATGGCAACACAAATCAAACAATGCCCGACACCTCCGAATGAAGCAGATCGACTTCGCGCACTACGCGCTTATGACATTCTCGACTCGCAACCAGAAATTGATTTTGATACGTTAACGCGATTAGCAGCTAATGCACTCAATATGCCAGCGGCTGTCATTGGACTGATGGATGCTGATAGACTTTGGTTCAAATCTGAACTTGGTCTTGGAGTACCGCAACTTGATAGGAAAATTGCATTTTGCGCATATGCTGTATTAAGCCCACAAGAGCTACTTATTGTTGAAGATCTTCGGTTGGATGCTCGCTTTAAAGATAACCCACTCGTTACTCAAGCACCCTACTTACGCTTTTATGCAGGTGCTGCACTTATTGATCCGCAAGGATACGCTTTAGGTACGATAGCAGTAGTCGATACAAGCCCTCGGACCTTGAGTGAGACTCAAGGCTTAATGTTAAAGGATTTATCAAAGTTGGTTATAACAGCTTTGGAAAGCCGTTACAGAGCAATTTTGTTAGAAAATCTAGCGATGACAGACCATCTGACTGGCTTAGCTAACAGAGCTCGATTTGAGCGTACTCTGAACTCGGAAATCGCTCACTTTCGTGTCACAGGCAAGTCATTTACAGTGTTCTACATGGATCTAGATAACTTTAAGATAATAAATGATACTTATGGACACTCTGCTGGCGATGAAGTGCTGGTGGAGGTAGCTCATCTAATATCGAAACAGGTTAGAACTGAAGATCTACCTGCGCGATTAGGTGGTGACGAATTTGGTATATTTATGCGTGAAGATAATAAAGGCTTGACTGAATCACTTGCTAAACGCATTGTTGATACGGTCACAAAACCCATTACTTTGACTACCGGCCATCAAGTCAGCATTGGTATTTCAATTGGTATTGCTACCTATTCAGATGACACGCAGACTGTCGATACTTTAATGGGTTTGGCTGATCAAGCCTTATATATTGATAAACGAAATTAA
- a CDS encoding ADP-ribosylglycohydrolase family protein: MIQDRAAGAIMGALIGDALGLGCHWYYDLDDLHRDYGPWITGYTTPKPDRYHGGMSAGQLSQAGLIFVMLLRSVVEQEDYQEDDFTRRMDQELFPQLNGTPAFGPGGYTNQSIRETYRRRVEQNKPWSETGGHADTTEAAERTIVLAALYAKHPLKLAQSVSSNCILTQCDEAIVAMTTAYNCVLSQLVNGEKLSPSISDTLMKLVHKGELPFHAVTKRNFEGPRPGDPDPPRAGRFSSPDALLTPHYAALAAIDEGIKIEPAWKVSLVYGMPCAIYHQLPAAYYLAARFSDDFESAVLHALNGGGQNMSRAMLTGALVGAQVGLSGIPKRFIDELENGQELMQLAKKVGELALR, encoded by the coding sequence ATGATTCAAGATCGAGCGGCAGGTGCCATTATGGGCGCTCTTATCGGCGACGCTCTTGGCTTAGGATGCCACTGGTATTATGACCTTGACGATCTGCACCGAGATTACGGTCCTTGGATCACGGGCTATACCACCCCCAAGCCAGATCGATACCATGGAGGAATGTCTGCTGGACAGCTTTCACAGGCTGGCCTGATCTTTGTCATGTTATTACGTTCCGTGGTGGAGCAAGAAGACTATCAAGAAGATGACTTTACCCGCCGCATGGATCAGGAGTTGTTCCCTCAACTCAACGGAACCCCTGCCTTTGGGCCTGGCGGGTACACCAACCAGTCGATACGCGAAACCTATCGGCGAAGAGTCGAACAGAACAAGCCATGGTCTGAAACTGGTGGCCATGCTGATACAACGGAGGCGGCTGAACGTACCATCGTGCTGGCGGCGCTTTACGCGAAACATCCGCTGAAGTTAGCTCAGTCCGTTTCGTCCAATTGCATCCTTACACAATGCGACGAAGCAATAGTCGCCATGACCACTGCATACAACTGCGTTCTATCACAGCTGGTTAACGGCGAAAAGCTTAGCCCTTCAATTTCAGACACGCTTATGAAGTTAGTGCACAAGGGGGAATTGCCATTTCATGCCGTCACAAAAAGAAATTTCGAAGGTCCGCGTCCTGGCGACCCAGATCCACCTCGCGCCGGACGGTTCTCCTCTCCCGATGCACTGCTTACTCCGCATTATGCGGCGCTCGCTGCGATTGATGAAGGCATTAAAATTGAGCCCGCATGGAAAGTGTCTTTAGTATATGGCATGCCTTGTGCCATATACCACCAACTTCCTGCCGCCTATTATCTTGCTGCACGTTTTTCTGATGACTTTGAGTCTGCAGTCCTGCATGCCCTAAATGGTGGAGGACAGAATATGTCTCGTGCCATGCTCACTGGTGCTCTTGTAGGGGCTCAAGTTGGATTGTCAGGTATTCCAAAGCGTTTCATCGATGAGCTTGAGAATGGGCAAGAGCTAATGCAGCTAGCTAAAAAAGTAGGCGAGTTGGCACTTCGGTAG
- a CDS encoding LLM class flavin-dependent oxidoreductase gives MFKREEMIRPKLSVLDLSPICEGSDASQSFKHTLDLAQHAEKWGYHRYWLAEHHGMPGIASAATSILIGHVAAGTTTIRVGAGGIMLPNHSPLVIAEQFGTLESLFSKRINLGIGRAPGSDQITAAALRRNLDSASDTFPDDVMELLDYFSSKPKGPVEAVPGTGLNVPIWILGSSLFGAQLAASLGLPYAFASHFAPTYMMQALEIYRSTFRPSQYLDNPYVMLGFNVFAADTDEEAHFLASSMQQAFINLRSGNPSKLPPPISNFWDQLGGAERAMLNQILSCSAIGNAQKVSNEILTFIDKTEADEIMITSQIFDHEARLESYKITANTYARLLKTDSIVS, from the coding sequence ATGTTTAAAAGAGAAGAAATGATAAGACCTAAGTTATCTGTACTTGATCTTTCTCCGATTTGCGAGGGGAGTGATGCGTCTCAATCTTTTAAGCACACTCTCGATCTTGCTCAGCATGCTGAAAAGTGGGGATATCATCGTTACTGGTTGGCGGAGCACCATGGGATGCCAGGGATTGCAAGCGCGGCCACATCTATTCTGATTGGGCATGTCGCCGCAGGTACAACAACAATTAGAGTGGGTGCTGGTGGAATCATGCTGCCAAATCACTCGCCTTTAGTGATAGCTGAACAATTCGGTACTTTAGAGTCTTTGTTTTCAAAACGAATCAATCTAGGTATTGGACGTGCACCCGGATCAGATCAGATTACAGCGGCTGCATTACGGCGAAATCTTGACTCAGCTTCAGATACTTTCCCCGATGATGTAATGGAATTGTTGGATTACTTTTCCTCAAAACCAAAGGGGCCAGTAGAAGCCGTTCCTGGAACTGGATTAAATGTCCCAATATGGATTCTTGGCTCCAGTTTGTTCGGCGCACAGCTAGCAGCAAGCTTAGGCTTACCCTATGCATTTGCCTCGCATTTCGCGCCTACCTATATGATGCAGGCACTTGAAATATATAGAAGTACGTTTAGACCCTCGCAATATTTGGATAACCCCTATGTAATGTTAGGATTCAATGTCTTTGCGGCAGATACAGATGAAGAAGCACACTTTTTAGCTTCATCAATGCAACAGGCATTTATTAACCTGCGAAGTGGAAATCCATCCAAGTTACCGCCTCCAATTTCTAATTTTTGGGATCAACTCGGCGGTGCAGAGCGAGCTATGCTTAATCAAATTCTATCGTGTTCAGCTATAGGTAATGCCCAAAAGGTCTCGAATGAAATCTTAACTTTTATCGACAAAACAGAAGCTGATGAAATAATGATCACCTCCCAGATTTTCGATCATGAAGCACGACTTGAATCATATAAAATCACCGCAAATACTTACGCCAGATTGCTCAAGACGGACTCAATAGTTAGCTAG
- a CDS encoding LON peptidase substrate-binding domain-containing protein, with protein sequence MPMNTYPLPLFPLSLVICPGGLLPLRIFEVRYLDMVRNCLRNKSSFAVVTVMPEGEADPQGNFPFANIGTLVDIVDADVTTVGLMMIRCVGQRRVRVDSYTQQKDGLLIGEVNDIPNDLELPIPEDLQMTSI encoded by the coding sequence ATGCCCATGAACACTTACCCTCTGCCACTATTTCCTCTGAGTTTGGTTATTTGTCCTGGGGGATTGTTACCCCTCAGAATATTCGAAGTCAGGTATCTTGATATGGTACGAAACTGTCTCAGAAATAAATCATCTTTTGCTGTTGTCACGGTCATGCCAGAAGGTGAAGCTGATCCGCAGGGTAACTTTCCATTTGCAAATATAGGGACATTGGTTGATATTGTGGATGCTGATGTTACGACCGTTGGGCTGATGATGATTCGTTGTGTCGGGCAGCGCAGAGTGAGAGTTGACTCTTATACGCAACAAAAAGATGGTTTGTTGATTGGTGAAGTCAACGACATTCCCAATGATCTTGAGTTGCCTATTCCTGAAGATTTACAAATGACTAGTATCTGA
- the fabF gene encoding beta-ketoacyl-ACP synthase II, whose protein sequence is MKRIVVTGMGIVSPLGTGVELAWKHLLAGKSGITNLPDSLAAGSPVTIAGWVKPSEVDPVFGINLLQHISPKELRRIDRFIQFALIAAEEAISQAGWRPQNETESERTATIIASGIGGFPSIANAVRKVELEGIDRLSPFTIPSFLVNLAAGQVALKHQFKGPLGAPVTACAAGVQAIGDAARLIHSNEADIVICGGAEACIDKVSLGGFAAAKALSTNYADNPELASRPFDIGRDGFVMGEGAGILVIESYEHAMARGTTPLAELVGYGTTSDAYHITSSPEDGSGAARAMSIALNQAGINPDAIDHINAHATSTPVGDAGELAAIKRVFGNNNLQPAISATKSSTGHLLGAAGGLEAIFTIKAVQEQCCPPTINLVQVDERSNGLMIVGKQPLHRKIEYALSNGFGFGGVNASVIFKRYKN, encoded by the coding sequence ATGAAAAGAATTGTCGTGACTGGAATGGGAATTGTAAGCCCACTAGGGACAGGTGTTGAATTAGCTTGGAAACACCTACTTGCAGGAAAATCTGGCATTACTAATCTTCCAGACTCATTAGCCGCAGGTAGTCCTGTGACCATTGCCGGTTGGGTAAAACCTAGCGAAGTAGATCCAGTATTTGGTATAAATCTATTGCAACATATTTCCCCTAAAGAACTTCGAAGAATAGATAGATTTATTCAATTTGCATTAATAGCCGCTGAAGAGGCTATCTCTCAAGCTGGATGGCGTCCTCAAAATGAAACTGAAAGTGAACGAACTGCTACAATTATCGCCTCTGGGATAGGTGGGTTTCCCTCCATTGCCAATGCTGTTCGTAAAGTCGAACTAGAAGGCATTGATAGGCTGTCACCTTTTACCATCCCTTCATTCTTAGTTAACCTAGCAGCCGGTCAAGTAGCACTTAAACACCAATTTAAAGGACCATTAGGTGCGCCTGTAACAGCCTGTGCAGCTGGAGTACAAGCAATTGGCGATGCTGCCCGATTAATTCATTCAAATGAAGCTGATATAGTCATTTGTGGCGGCGCAGAGGCTTGTATCGATAAAGTGAGTCTTGGAGGATTCGCAGCTGCTAAGGCTCTGAGTACCAATTATGCAGATAACCCAGAGTTAGCCTCAAGACCTTTTGATATTGGTCGTGACGGCTTTGTAATGGGTGAAGGCGCTGGCATTTTGGTCATCGAATCTTATGAACATGCAATGGCGAGAGGTACGACTCCATTGGCGGAGTTGGTTGGCTATGGGACAACATCGGATGCCTACCACATTACGTCAAGTCCTGAAGATGGCTCAGGGGCAGCGAGAGCGATGTCGATAGCGCTAAATCAAGCAGGGATAAATCCTGATGCGATTGACCATATCAATGCGCACGCAACCTCTACGCCAGTTGGTGATGCAGGAGAGCTGGCGGCAATCAAACGCGTTTTTGGAAATAATAATCTCCAGCCGGCCATCAGTGCAACTAAATCTTCAACGGGACATTTATTAGGGGCTGCAGGAGGTCTTGAAGCCATCTTCACGATTAAAGCTGTTCAAGAGCAATGTTGCCCTCCTACTATCAATTTAGTGCAAGTAGATGAACGTTCAAATGGACTCATGATTGTGGGGAAACAACCACTACATCGAAAAATTGAATATGCGTTATCTAACGGGTTCGGTTTTGGAGGGGTCAATGCCTCGGTAATTTTCAAGAGATATAAGAATTGA
- a CDS encoding DHA2 family efflux MFS transporter permease subunit, which yields MKLAEFSIETEKLAPSAWRVFAIASIAIFMASLDSTILYAGFNNILQSFPNSKASDLSWAMSGYSIVYAAMMIPAGGIADKYGRKKMFMLGTLLFISASFACGVSPSVFWLIVARVFQSIGACLLSPAALALVLEAFPKEKRMIAMGAWGAVGALAAALGPGIGSYIIDVGGWEWAFFINIPIGLFCIWQSATILHESVQPRDKMRLDLLGMLQLILGVGAIAYGIVEMKSADWSQAELVGIIVLGLVIILSYIPWAKYNPEPLFDLGLFKNKTFLFSNLAGIAFGIAFSIMFFSFFFWMKNIWHFSQSLAGAAIMPGPLVVVPTAILSGKIASKIGHRPLLITGAITYALSGLWFLLVPDASPNYARDWLPGLLLSGMSVGLVMPSLSAAAVFGLPPKDYAVGSAINQAMRQIGTVIGVSITVLFLAKSQLQIADFKPTYLIHIALALMTAILCIPINTHPKQSAKTKS from the coding sequence ATGAAACTAGCAGAATTTTCCATAGAAACAGAAAAATTAGCGCCTAGTGCATGGCGAGTATTTGCAATCGCTAGTATCGCGATTTTTATGGCGTCACTCGATAGCACTATTCTTTATGCGGGATTTAATAATATTCTGCAGAGTTTTCCTAATTCCAAAGCCAGTGATTTATCTTGGGCGATGAGTGGGTATTCCATTGTTTATGCCGCCATGATGATTCCTGCAGGCGGCATAGCGGATAAATATGGAAGAAAAAAAATGTTTATGCTGGGTACCTTACTATTTATTTCAGCATCATTTGCATGCGGCGTATCACCTAGTGTTTTTTGGTTAATCGTAGCAAGGGTGTTTCAATCTATAGGCGCTTGCTTACTCTCACCTGCAGCATTAGCGTTGGTACTTGAGGCATTTCCCAAAGAAAAACGCATGATAGCAATGGGCGCGTGGGGTGCGGTGGGTGCGCTGGCGGCAGCTTTAGGCCCTGGCATTGGCTCATACATTATCGATGTAGGCGGCTGGGAGTGGGCGTTTTTCATTAACATCCCGATTGGACTGTTTTGCATTTGGCAAAGTGCAACAATACTGCATGAATCGGTGCAACCCAGAGACAAAATGCGCTTGGATTTACTGGGGATGTTGCAGCTAATCCTTGGGGTTGGGGCAATTGCTTACGGAATTGTCGAAATGAAGTCAGCAGATTGGAGTCAAGCGGAACTCGTCGGAATAATCGTGCTGGGGCTTGTCATTATTTTAAGTTACATCCCTTGGGCTAAATATAACCCTGAGCCATTGTTTGACTTAGGACTGTTTAAAAACAAAACTTTTCTGTTTTCAAATTTAGCTGGGATTGCTTTTGGCATTGCATTTTCTATCATGTTTTTCTCATTCTTTTTTTGGATGAAAAATATATGGCACTTCAGTCAGTCCTTAGCTGGTGCCGCGATCATGCCAGGACCATTGGTCGTTGTACCAACCGCGATATTATCCGGAAAAATCGCTTCAAAAATTGGTCATCGCCCCTTATTAATCACCGGTGCAATTACTTATGCCTTAAGTGGACTATGGTTTTTGTTAGTCCCTGATGCAAGCCCAAATTACGCAAGAGATTGGTTACCGGGTTTGCTATTAAGTGGCATGTCAGTTGGCCTGGTAATGCCATCACTATCCGCTGCGGCAGTTTTTGGCTTACCGCCAAAAGACTATGCTGTTGGCTCTGCAATCAACCAAGCGATGCGACAAATTGGTACGGTCATCGGCGTTTCAATTACGGTTCTTTTTTTAGCAAAATCGCAGCTTCAAATAGCAGATTTTAAACCAACATATTTAATCCATATTGCATTAGCTTTAATGACGGCCATATTGTGCATTCCTATTAACACGCATCCAAAACAATCAGCAAAGACTAAATCTTAA